ACGTCGCGGGTATCAACATGGCGATGCTGATCCCGGCGCTCGCGTTCGCCATCGTCCTGGCGTTCGCGGTGTCCGCCGGCCGCGGGACCACGCGGGCGATCGGCGATGACAACCCCCGGCCGATCCACTAGCATCGCGGGAATGGCCGTTTCCAAGACCTCCGCGCGCGACGATGCGAAAGCCCCCGCCTATTCGGCGCCTGCGCTGGAGAAGGGCATTGATGTCATCGAACTGCTGGGCAGCGAGCCGTCCGGGCTGTCGATCAGCGAAATGGCGACGCGCATGGGCCGCTCGATCAGCGAACTGTTTCGCGTCGTCGTGGTGCTCGACCGCCGTGGCTGGCTGCACAAGGACCCGGCAAGCGACCGCTACCGCGTGACCTACAAGCTGCTCGAGGTCGCCCATCGCGCGACGCCGGCGCAGGAGCTGACGCATGTCGCCGGGCCCTTGATGCATGCGCTGGCCACCAAGGTGGAACAGTCGTGCCATCTGGTCGTCGTCAATGGCACGCAGGGGCTGGTCGTGCTGCGACAGGAAAGCCCGGGGCAGACCGGCTTCTCGGTCCGGCTCGGCACTTCGGTCGATCTGGTATCGAGCTGCTCGGGTCACGTCCTGCTGGCCTTCGCGCCCGGCACCGTGCGCGATGCCTTGCTCGACGGAGCCAGGGGCGCCGCCGCGTTGCGGACCCGCCTCGAACAGGTGCGGGCGCAGGGTCATGAATCGATCCCCAGCGCGCGGATGGCGGGCGTATCGGATATCAGCTGCCCGATCTTCGGCTTCGACGGTCATGTCGTCGCGGCACTGACCATCCCGTTCCTGGAAGCGATCGACGGCGCGCCGCATTGCAGCCAGGCCGAGGCCTTGGACGCGCTGAAGGCGACGACGGAAGCGATCTCGACCGCCCTTGGTTGGTACGACCGCGCGGCGGAGGACATCGTACCGACGCTTTCCGTGGCGGCGCCGACGCGCAAAAGGCGATCGGCCGCCAGTTGATCGGTGTTCGCTGAGGGTCTGTCGACGGCGGGCCTCATGGTCCCGTGCCTCGACGCGCTCGGCACGAACGGTGATCGTCGCTGATGCCTCGGGTTACGGTGCCCGCCGCTCAGCCTGCGCTTCGGCCAGGATCAACGCGAAGCGATCCTCCGCATCGGTCCATTCCGCAACCGGCGTCCAGCCACCGCCGCGCAGCAACAGCCGCGCGTCGCGGGAGCCGTATTTGTGGCTGTTCTCGGTGTGGATCGTCTCGCCCGCCGCGATCGTGAACGGCCGCCCTTCGACGGTGAATTCGACGTCGCGGATCGCTTCCAGATGCATCTCGACCCGCGCGCGATCGTCGTTCCAGATTGCGCGGTGGCGAAATGCTTCGACCGGAATCGTGCCGTCGAGCTCGCGGTTGATCCGGCAGAGCAGGTTGAGGTTGAACGCCGCCGTCACGCCGGCTGCATCGTCGTAGGCGGGGATCAGGACGTCCTCGCCCTTGATCCGGTCTATGCCGATCAGCAGCAGCGATCCCTCACCCAGCGATGCGCGCATCGATCGCAGCAGATCGACTGCGCCTGCCGCCAGCATGTTGCCGATGGTCGAGCCCGGGAAGAACCCCAGCTTGGTCAGGTCGCCCACCCCGGCCGGCAGCTTCAGCGGCTTGGTGAAGTCTCCTTCCAGCGGCGTCACCGCGATGCCGGGAAAGCGTTCGGCGATGATCGCGGCGCTATCCCGCAGGAAATCGCCCGAAATGTCGATCGGCACATAGGCCGCCGGCTTGACGCATTCGAGCAGCGCGGGCGTCTTGGTGGATGAGCCCGAGCCGAACTCGACCACCGCACATCCTGCCGGCACGCGCCGGGCGAGTTCGTCGCAGCAATCGGCAAGAATCGCGATTTCGGTGCGCGTCGGATAATATTCGGGAAGTTCGGTGATCTCCTCAAACAACTCCGACCCGCGACGATCGTAGAACCAGCGGGCGGGGATCGCACGGGGGCGAAGTGCCAACCCGGTCAGCACGTCGTGACGGAACTGCGGGTCGGCCAGCGAGGCCTGACCGTCTTCGATTTCCTGGCGCAGCAAATCAGAGGTCCTTTGCAAGACGGACGCCGGTGAACTGCCAGCGCTGATGGGGGTAGAAGAAATTGCGGTAGCAGGATCGCGCATGGCCGCGCGGCGTGGCGCACGACCCGCCGCGCAGGACGAACTGTCCGTTCATGAACTTGCCATTATATTCGCCGACCGCACCCTCGGCTGCGGTAAAGCCCGGATACGGGCGGTAGGCGCTGCCGGTCCATTCCCAGACGTCACCGAAGAAGCCCGGGGCGGCCGCGGCCGGGCGCGGTTCGACCGGGCCGGCGGCGTCGAGGAAATTGCCGGCATTGGCGGCGTGGGGCGCCGCGGCGGCCTCCCATTCGAATTCGGTCGGCAATCGCGCGCCGGCCCAGCTGGCATAGGCATCCGCCTCGTAGAAGCTGATGTGCGTGACCGGTGCGGCCGGATCGATCGCGCGGCGGCCGTCGAGCCCGAAGCGGGTCCAGACTCCGTCGCGCGATTCCCAATAGAGCGGCGCGATGACGCCTTCGCTTTTGACCCAGGCCCAACCGTCGCTCAGCCACAGCCGCGGATCGGAATAGCCACCGTCGGCGATGAACGCGGCCCATTCGCCGTTGGTGACGGTTCGATCGGCGATCGCATGCGCGGGCACCAACGCGCGGTGACGCGGCCCTTCGCAGTCGAAGGCGAAGCCGTCGCCGCCATGTCCGATCTCGACGACCCGCTCTTCGCTTTCGACCCAATTTACCGGACCGGGCATCGCAACCGGCACCTTGCGCTCCGCCGGCCAGATCGCAGGCTCGACCGGATTGCAGGAAAATAGATGGAGGATATCGGTCAGCAGGAGTTCCTGATGCTGCTGTTCATGATGGCATCCAAGCTCGACCAGCGCGCGCGCATCGTCGTTCAGGGTCGGCCATGCGTCCACCACCGCGGTCGTCACGGCGGCACGATAGGCGAGGACTTCGTCGAGCGTCGGGCGCGTGATCATGCCGCGGCGATGTCGCGCGTGGCGAACGCCCTCGGCTTCATAATAGCTGTTGAACAGGAACGGGAAGCGCGGGTCGAACAGCCCGTACCCCGCGACATGATCGCGCAGCACGAAGGTTTCGAAGAACCAGCTCGTATGCGCCAGATGCCATTTCGCCGGCGACGCGTCGGGCATCGACTGAACGGTCGCGTCCGCGTCGCTGAGCGGCGCGACCAGCGCCTCGCTCAACGCACGCACCCCGGCGAACAGGGCGAGCGCAGCATCGGCGGTGTGCGCCGGAGCAGGAGCGAGGGGCATGGCGATCCTTCCCCCGCGGGCGGATCGCCAGAGCAGCGATCTGGGTTATTGACCCCCGGGAACCCACAAAACGTCGCCATGCCCCTTTTGGTTCACATAGCGTCCGGCAACGAACAGATAATCCGACAGCCGATTGGCATAGGCGAGCGCAGGGGCACCGACGTCGGCACTCTCGGCCAGCGCCACGATCGCGCGCTCGGTCCGGCGCACGATCGCGCGGGCAAGGTGCAGGTGCGCTGCCGCCGGCACGCCGCCCGGCAGGATGAAGCTCGTCAGCGGTTCAAGCTCGGCGTTCAGCATATCGATCGCCCGTTCGAGCCGCGCGACCTGCGCAGGCGTCACCCGCAACGCGCCAGGAATGTCACCGGGCGTGGCAAGGTCGGCACCAAGATCGAACATGTCGTTCTGGATCCGCGCCAGTTCCTCCGCGACCGGTCCGTCGTCGAGCGCCGTCCGCGCGACACCGATCGCCGAATTCGCTTCGTCGACATCGCCGATCGCTTCCATCCTCGCATCGGCCTTCGACACGCGGCTGCCGTCGACCAGACCCGTGGTGCCGGTGTCACCGGTGCGCGTATAGATGCGGTTGAGCTTTACCATGGTTCAGGCATTCGGCCGGAGACCGGCGGGATGCTCAGGTCCGGCCGGCTGCGAACAGGATCACCACGACGATCAGGATCGCAAGCGCCTGGAAGAAAATGCGGAACTGCATCATCTTGTTCGACTTGACCTGCGATACGGTGGGACCATCCGGCCCGGCTTTCAGCTCCTCCTCGGTCGTCTTCAGAAAAGTGACGATGCCGCGGATCAGCGCGACGAGCGTGGCGATCATCGCCGCGATCAGAGCCAGAGCCAGGAAAGTGTTCATGCCCTGTATCTAGGAAGTCGCAGCCCGCTTGGGAAGGCGCCCGGCGAGCAGATCGCGTACCATCGCCGGCCCGTCCATGCCGCCTTCCCGCATCGCCGCCAGCGTCGGCGCGCCGGTGCGCTTGGCAAGCCGCTCGCCGGTCGCATCGGTCAGCAGCGGATGATGATGATAGCGCGGCGTCGGCAGGTCGAGCAGCGCCTGGAGCAGGCGGTGGACATGCGTACTGTCGAACAGATCGACCCCGCGTACGATATCGGTGACGCCTTGCGCGGCGTCATCGACAGTGACCGCAAGGTGATAGCTGGCCGGCGCATCCTTGCGGGCAAGGACGACGTCGCCATGGGCGGCAGGTTCAGCGCGGACCCAACCGGCCGTCGCGTCGTGCCAAGCAAGATCCTCCCCAGAATGGGGAGGGGGACCGCCGCCGAAGGCGGTGGTGGCGGGGGCGGGCCGCACAGGGCTACCTTCGCGGAGCCCCCCCTTCACCATCTTGCGCATGGTTCCCCTCCCCGTGCCGGGGAGGATTTGCCGGGCTTTCGCCACATCCAGCCGCCAGCAATGCGGGACCGCCGGGTCGACGTCGCGCCCCCGGCACGTCCCCGGATAGATCGCGCCCGAGGTCCCATGCGGCGCGGACAAACTCGCGGCGATATCCGCGCGCGTGCACACGCAGCGGTAGAGCAGGCCCATCCCCCGCAACCGATCGAGCGCCGCATCATACATGTCCAGCCGCGCCGACTGCCGCACCACCGGCCCGTCCCAGTGGAGCCCGAGCCACGTCAGATCCTCGATAATTCCTGCGACATGCTCCTCGCGACTGCGGGTGCCGTCGATATCCTCGATCCGCAGCAGGAACTGCCCACCCCGCTCGCGCGCGAATCGGTGAGCCAGTGCCGCCGAATAGGCGTGCCCAAGGTGCAGCCGCCCGGTCGGGCTGGGGGCGAAGCGGGTGACGACAGGGGCGGGCATCGCGCACAGATGGCAAGCGCACCTCAGCTTGTCGATGCGAGGCCGCCCGATTACTCTGGCGCAATGACACGCATTCCCGCCCTGCTCGCGATTTCGCTCAGCGTCCTGCCGGCGACCGCGCCGGCACAAGTCGCCCCCAAGCCGGGGGCAATGAAGACTTTCGGCGACTGGACGGTGGGCTGCGACAACGCCAATCGCTGTATGATGCTGTCGCTGGCGCCCGAGGACGGCGACGCGCCGCCGACGACTTTGCTCGTGGCGCGCGACGCCGGCAGAGATGCCGGGTTTCGTGTGACCGTCGAGCCCGAGGACGGCCGCCCGCGCGGACTGGGGGTCGACGACAAGCCGCTGGTGGCGGGCAAGGTCGATTACGACGGCCCGCCCGCAAGCGCGATTGTGACCGCGATGGCGAACGGCCGGACGCTCCAGATCCGCAACGCAGCCGGCAAGTCCGAATCGCTACTCAGTCTGCGGGGCGCATCGGCGGCACTGCGCTACATCGACTCGCAGCAGGGGCGCGCCGGGACCGTCACCGCCGCGGTCGCCAAGGGGAGCGCTCCTGCCGCACGCGTGCCCTCCGCCCCGGCGCTACCGGTCGTGACGGCGATCACCCCGGCGGGGGTGGCAGCCAGGCCGACCGCGGCGCAGGTCGCAACGATGCGCAAGGTCGCGGAATGCGATCTCGAGGGCTTCGCCGGCGACAGCGCACCCGAGCTGCATGCCCTGGGTGGCGGCGCGACGCTGGTGCTCGTTCCTTGCTCGGCCGGCGCATACAACATCACTTCGGCGGCGTTCGTTCTCAGGGGCGGCAAGGTCGCCCCGGCGCGGGCGGATGTGCCGACCGGCTTCGGTGAGGATGGTTTGACCGCTGGCCCGGCGATGCTGGTCAACGCCGGCTTCGGCGACGGTGTGCTCAGCAGCTATGCCAAGGGGCGCGGGATCGGCGACTGTGGTGTCTCGCAGAACTTCGTATGGGACGGAATGCGCCTGCGCCTGACCGAACAGGCCGAGATGAGCGAATGTCGCGGCAACACCGGGCTGGCGACGACATGGCGCGCGACGGTACGGCGGAAATAGCTGACGCCGCGGCTGTCTGTCGTCCGGCGTCGACGTCGGCTATCGCTGTTTCACTTCCCCCCGGACTCGCCCCCTCGGCCGCCACGATGCTCCGCAGCGCACGCGGGTCTTACAATTCGGTGCCCAGGATGTGCGGACGTTCGTCGGCCAGCTTCACGATCAGTTCGCCGAACAGGCCGTTCGCCCAGGCGAACCAGGCGCGCGTGAATTTGGCGGGATCGTCCTGATCGACGGCTTCATGCACGAAGCCTGTGCCGCCGTCGCTGTCGCGAAGCCATTTCAGGCACTGGCGCACAGTGGTGTCGTCAATGGCCGAGAGGGCCCGGATGGTCAGCGACATCGGCCAGACCTGCCCCGGTCCGACATGCGGGCCGCCAATGCCCTCCACCGCCTTGCCACGGAAGAACCAGGGGTTGGCGTCGCTCCACGCCGCAGCTTCGGTACGACGCCACAATGGATCTTCGGGTTTCACGCAGCCAAGATAGCCAAGCCCTGACAGCGACGGCACGTTCGCATCGTCCATGAAGATCGCGTTGCCGAAGCCGTCGACTTCATAGGCCCATACTTCGCGCCCGTCGCGCAGGCGCATCTTGCCATATTGCTGGATCGCTGTTTCGACCTCGTCGGACAGCGCCTTCGCCTCCATCGCCAGCTTCATGTCGCCCGCCGCCTCTGCCGCGACCACCGCCAGCTCGCGCAGGGTGATAACGGCGAACATGTTGGCCGGGATCAGGAACGGGTAGAGGCAGGCATCGTCGGAAGGGCGGAAGCCCGAATGAATGAGGCCAACCGGCTTGGTCGGATTACCATAGCCCCACAGCAACGACTCGGTCGGCTGGTTGGCGGCGCGGCGGAATGTGTACGGGCCGGGTCCGGTCTTGCGCTGCTGTTCGCGAAAGGTCTGGACGATCAACCGCGCCGACCTTGCCCACGTCACGTCGAAGGGCCGCGGATCGCGCATTTCCCGCCAGTAGAGATACGCCAGCCGCAGCGCATAGCACAGCGAATCGATCTCCCACTTCCGCTCGGCGACGCCGGGCCGCATCTCGGTCTCATCCTTCAGCGCCCAGCTGAGATTGGTCTTCGCCGCCGGGTCTTCCATGAAGGCATTGGCATAAGGATCGATCAGGATCGAGCGCGCGTGGCGGGCTATGAGTCCGCGGAACAGTTCGTCGAGCTTCGGATCCTTCTTGATCAGGTGCAGATAGGGCTTCACCTGCGCCGCACTGTCGCGCAGCCACAGGCAGGGGATATCG
The nucleotide sequence above comes from Roseomonas aeriglobus. Encoded proteins:
- a CDS encoding IclR family transcriptional regulator, with amino-acid sequence MAVSKTSARDDAKAPAYSAPALEKGIDVIELLGSEPSGLSISEMATRMGRSISELFRVVVVLDRRGWLHKDPASDRYRVTYKLLEVAHRATPAQELTHVAGPLMHALATKVEQSCHLVVVNGTQGLVVLRQESPGQTGFSVRLGTSVDLVSSCSGHVLLAFAPGTVRDALLDGARGAAALRTRLEQVRAQGHESIPSARMAGVSDISCPIFGFDGHVVAALTIPFLEAIDGAPHCSQAEALDALKATTEAISTALGWYDRAAEDIVPTLSVAAPTRKRRSAAS
- the egtD gene encoding L-histidine N(alpha)-methyltransferase codes for the protein MLRQEIEDGQASLADPQFRHDVLTGLALRPRAIPARWFYDRRGSELFEEITELPEYYPTRTEIAILADCCDELARRVPAGCAVVEFGSGSSTKTPALLECVKPAAYVPIDISGDFLRDSAAIIAERFPGIAVTPLEGDFTKPLKLPAGVGDLTKLGFFPGSTIGNMLAAGAVDLLRSMRASLGEGSLLLIGIDRIKGEDVLIPAYDDAAGVTAAFNLNLLCRINRELDGTIPVEAFRHRAIWNDDRARVEMHLEAIRDVEFTVEGRPFTIAAGETIHTENSHKYGSRDARLLLRGGGWTPVAEWTDAEDRFALILAEAQAERRAP
- the egtB gene encoding ergothioneine biosynthesis protein EgtB is translated as MPLAPAPAHTADAALALFAGVRALSEALVAPLSDADATVQSMPDASPAKWHLAHTSWFFETFVLRDHVAGYGLFDPRFPFLFNSYYEAEGVRHARHRRGMITRPTLDEVLAYRAAVTTAVVDAWPTLNDDARALVELGCHHEQQHQELLLTDILHLFSCNPVEPAIWPAERKVPVAMPGPVNWVESEERVVEIGHGGDGFAFDCEGPRHRALVPAHAIADRTVTNGEWAAFIADGGYSDPRLWLSDGWAWVKSEGVIAPLYWESRDGVWTRFGLDGRRAIDPAAPVTHISFYEADAYASWAGARLPTEFEWEAAAAPHAANAGNFLDAAGPVEPRPAAAAPGFFGDVWEWTGSAYRPYPGFTAAEGAVGEYNGKFMNGQFVLRGGSCATPRGHARSCYRNFFYPHQRWQFTGVRLAKDL
- a CDS encoding cob(I)yrinic acid a,c-diamide adenosyltransferase; this encodes MVKLNRIYTRTGDTGTTGLVDGSRVSKADARMEAIGDVDEANSAIGVARTALDDGPVAEELARIQNDMFDLGADLATPGDIPGALRVTPAQVARLERAIDMLNAELEPLTSFILPGGVPAAAHLHLARAIVRRTERAIVALAESADVGAPALAYANRLSDYLFVAGRYVNQKGHGDVLWVPGGQ
- a CDS encoding twin transmembrane helix small protein — protein: MNTFLALALIAAMIATLVALIRGIVTFLKTTEEELKAGPDGPTVSQVKSNKMMQFRIFFQALAILIVVVILFAAGRT
- a CDS encoding glutamyl-Q tRNA(Asp) synthetase, with product MPAPVVTRFAPSPTGRLHLGHAYSAALAHRFARERGGQFLLRIEDIDGTRSREEHVAGIIEDLTWLGLHWDGPVVRQSARLDMYDAALDRLRGMGLLYRCVCTRADIAASLSAPHGTSGAIYPGTCRGRDVDPAVPHCWRLDVAKARQILPGTGRGTMRKMVKGGLREGSPVRPAPATTAFGGGPPPHSGEDLAWHDATAGWVRAEPAAHGDVVLARKDAPASYHLAVTVDDAAQGVTDIVRGVDLFDSTHVHRLLQALLDLPTPRYHHHPLLTDATGERLAKRTGAPTLAAMREGGMDGPAMVRDLLAGRLPKRAATS
- a CDS encoding DUF1176 domain-containing protein; translated protein: MTRIPALLAISLSVLPATAPAQVAPKPGAMKTFGDWTVGCDNANRCMMLSLAPEDGDAPPTTLLVARDAGRDAGFRVTVEPEDGRPRGLGVDDKPLVAGKVDYDGPPASAIVTAMANGRTLQIRNAAGKSESLLSLRGASAALRYIDSQQGRAGTVTAAVAKGSAPAARVPSAPALPVVTAITPAGVAARPTAAQVATMRKVAECDLEGFAGDSAPELHALGGGATLVLVPCSAGAYNITSAAFVLRGGKVAPARADVPTGFGEDGLTAGPAMLVNAGFGDGVLSSYAKGRGIGDCGVSQNFVWDGMRLRLTEQAEMSECRGNTGLATTWRATVRRK
- a CDS encoding glycoside hydrolase family 125 protein produces the protein MTITRRAFVGATAAMAALPAHAKDDAPPAIPTRRPPLGERKFVSKAIEREIARVKAKIADPKLAWMFENAYPNTLDTTVKMSTIGGRPDSFVITGDIPCLWLRDSAAQVKPYLHLIKKDPKLDELFRGLIARHARSILIDPYANAFMEDPAAKTNLSWALKDETEMRPGVAERKWEIDSLCYALRLAYLYWREMRDPRPFDVTWARSARLIVQTFREQQRKTGPGPYTFRRAANQPTESLLWGYGNPTKPVGLIHSGFRPSDDACLYPFLIPANMFAVITLRELAVVAAEAAGDMKLAMEAKALSDEVETAIQQYGKMRLRDGREVWAYEVDGFGNAIFMDDANVPSLSGLGYLGCVKPEDPLWRRTEAAAWSDANPWFFRGKAVEGIGGPHVGPGQVWPMSLTIRALSAIDDTTVRQCLKWLRDSDGGTGFVHEAVDQDDPAKFTRAWFAWANGLFGELIVKLADERPHILGTEL